The genomic window CGGCTGAGGCGATACGGTAATTTCGTAGGTATTGTGGCCGCCACGAATCAACGATGGATATTCATCATATGCAAAAACATACTGCCCCAATCGAAGCATGGCTCGGGCAAACATAGCGCCGACTGACTTGATGCCAAAGCCGGCTGGGCCTCCAATTTTCCAATTAATCCAAGTACGTTCCATTCATCTAGTATACACGAAATCAACCAAAATTCAAAAATTATTGCAGGCTTTTGAGGTATGTATCAATGCGTTCAGCCTCTGCCAGCACCAGATCGCCATCGTACTGCCCCGAGTGGGCGTGCGACCCAGCGTATGACGGACGTTTCTCATCATAATGCAGCTTGAGACTGACCCCTGACCGAGTAGTATGCGGGTAGATATGAAATCGCGGATACCCTAAACTGTGCAACCGCCTAATAAAGGACGTGTCGCCTTGGCGATTGCGGTTTTCATGATACCCAAGTCGACCCATCAGGACTTTCAGATTTTCCGGCAATGTGCCTGTTAAGCGTATCTCCATAGTTCCCCTAGCGACGCACGACAATGCGTAGATCAGCAATTTCAATCCTCCCCGCAGATAACAATACCGGATTGGCGTCAAATTCCTCAAGGCGCGGCGTGGCGAGCATCATCCGTGAAATACCGAGCGCGCACTGTATAATATCTTTTTTCGGAATCCGCGCGCCTCGTGCGGTACTGAGCAGACCCTGGAGCGATCGATCAAGCGCGCGTTCAATCTCTGCCCGCGACGCAGGGATCGGCACAATCACTTGGCCGCCGATTGATTCCACAAAAATACCACCCAAGCCTATCACTAAATACGCGCCTAATTCCGGGTCACGCTTTGCACCAATAATCATTTCAATCATACCCGGACGATACGGTTGCAAGAGAAACCCTTCATCCTTAGCAAATGCAAGCTTGAATTGGGTCTGCCAGGAGCGGAGCGTACGGCGCAGTTGTTCAGGTCCGGTAATATTTATCTGAACACCGCCGCGTTCAGTCTTATGGATGAACTCCTGGCTGATAATTTTTGCTACGACGGGATAGCGTAGGCGCGCCGCTTGTTTCAGGGCAGCCTCAATGCTCGAAGCCAGCCGTGACGGCATAACATACGGAACAAACCGTTTGACCATGCGCTCGGCCCGCGTGCCCAATACGATTTGGGTGGCTTGAGACGTTCGATACGTCATTTCTGGAAAACGACGCAATTCAGTGCGTGCCATCACATCATGTCTCAGCATGGCGATAGCTGCCACCGCGTGTTCAGGGTAGGCAAAGGTAATAATTCCGGCCTTGGTCAATATCTGTCGTGACGCACGCATCGCTGCACCACCAATAAATGAAACGGCAATCGGCTTACCTGGGTGCGCCCGCTGTTCTCGAATTATTATTTTTGCGATGGCATCGCTGTCAGTCACGTACTGATGGGTCAATAATGCCACCACCGCATCAACGCCCCGATCGCGCATCAAAGCGCGTAAAGCAATCTGATACCGCGCCGGGGTAGCATCACCAATCACATCCACGGGGTTACCAGTGGCTGCCGCTTCTGGTAATTTTTTCTTAAGTTCGGCGATCGTCTGTGGCGCGAGCGTCGCCATGCGTAAATTCGTCGCAGCCACAACAGCGTCAGTCGCGATGATGCCTGGACCACCCGCATTCGTCACAATCGCTACCCGATTACCGGACAACTTATGACGATTTTCAAATAGCTGGGTAAAAAGGAATAATTCCTGAAGCGTATCCACTACTACGGCACCCGCTGATTGCAGCATGGCCTGCTGAACCGCATGAGCCCCGGCAATCGCTCCGGTGTGCGAAGCCACCGCGCGCTGAGCCTCCAAACTCTTGCCTGGCTTGAGAATAATAATCGGCGTTTTTTTGGAAACACGCTGGATAGTGCGAAGCAGCGCGCGACCCGTCTTCAGGCTTTCGAGATACATAACGATTACGTGCGTTCGTTTGTCCGCTCCAAAATATTTAACTAATTCTTCTTCCTGAATATCTGATTTATTACCCAACGAAACAAGGGAAGAAAAACCGACATCAGCCGCCACCGCCCATTCGGTAATTGACACGGCCATGGCTCCTGACTGAGAAATCACTGCCACGCCACCAAAGTCAGGCATGCCAGCGGCAAACGAAGCGTTCATTTTGAGGGCCGGGTTGATCACCCCGAGGCAGTTTGGACCAAGAATGCGCATATGATACTTCTTCGCCTCAGCTAAAACGCGCGCCTCGAGCTGAGCGCCAACGCCACCCTGCTCGGCAAACCCCGCACTTATGATAATCGCCGTGCGAATTTTTTTCTTTCCGCACTCGCGAATCGCGGCAGGTACCAATGCCGCGGGAATTACCACAATCGCCAAATCAACCTGCGCGGGTATCTCCTGCACTGATGAAAATACTTTTTTTCCTAAAATCAATCCGCCTTTTGGATTAACCGGGTACAGCCGCCCGCGATAACGATACGTAATCAAATTATACAAAATAACATGCCCCAGCTTCTCCGGATCATGCGAGGCGCCAATTATGGCAATAGAACGCGGTTTTAATAATGATTCGAGCATGTGCTTAGGTCATCAATAAATTATTCCCTGACATTTCCTCGGGTGGCTTGATCCCCATGTAGGTAAGGATCGTCACCGGCACATCAGAAAGAATACCAGTCGGCTGCAAGACTGACAAATCATGGTCATTCGCCAATTCAGGAAAAATTAAGTGATCTTTCCATTGATTTGCGATAGCAAAGAATGGAACCGGATTCGTCGTGTGCTCTTTATCCATTTCGCCTGTCTGAGGATTAATCATTTGTTCAGCATTGCCATGATCAGCAGTTATAAATACCATCCCATTTTTTTCCAAAACCGCATCAATCACTTTTTTCAGCAGCGTATCAATAACCGTAATTGCTTTGTACGTTGCTTTATAATTGCCGGTGTGCCCGACCATGTCAGGATTAGCAAAATTAGCCACAATAAAATCATGCTTACCAGCGTCAATCGCAGCCAATAATTTTTCCGTAACCTCCGGGGCGCTCATTTCCGGTTTCTTGTCGTAGGAGGCGACTCGCGGGGATGGGATTAAAAGATTATCTTGATGTTTAAAAGGGTCTTCATTTCCCCCGTTGAAGAAATACGTGACATGAGCGTACTTTTCCGTCTCCGCGATATGCAACTGCTTCAGCCCCGCGTCCGAGATAACTCGAGCAATCGGATTAGTTATTAATTCGGGAGGAAATGCTACATCAACAGGCAATGTTTTATCATATTCGGTCATGGTGACAAAGCACAGCTTGCTCAAAAAAGTGGAGCGCTTAAATCCACTAAACTGCTTAACACTAAACACCTTTGTCAGCTGGCGCGCTCGGTCAGGCCGAAAATTAAAAAATATGACTGCATCACCATCAGCGATCGTGGCAGTGGGTTTGCCCTTGGTGCCGATAACTGCCGGCATAAATTCTTCGTCATACACTTTTTTTGCATACGACGCTTTGATTAATTGTACCGGATCGGTTCCAAAGCTCTCTGCTTCTCCGTCAACCATGGCTCGATACGCTTTTTCCTCACGTTCCCAGCGGTTATCTCGATCCATGGCATAATACCGCCCAGAAATGGTGGCTATTTTTCCAACTTTCGTCTCAGCCAATTTATCCTGTAGTTTTTGGACGAATGTGACACCGCTATCGCGGGTAGTATCCCGACCATCGAGAATCACATGTAAGTATACTTCCTTGACTTCCGATTTCTGGCATAATTCGAGCAGAGCAAATAGATGATCAATTGAACTATGCACGCCGCCATTTGATACCATGCCGAGCAAATGCAATTTCGTATCGTTTTTTGCTACGTGCTTGATCGCTTTTTGAAAAGCCGCGTTTGAATAAAAACTTCCATCGGCGATAGCTCGTGAAATGCGGGGTAGACTCTGGTAAATAATTTTACCGGAGCCTAAATTCAAGTGCCCAACCTCTGAATTCCCCATCTCCCCCCACGGTAGCCCTACCGCTTCACCGGAAGCCTGCAGCGCGACGGTCGGATAATGCTCAATCAAAGCATCAAACGTCGGAGTCGGCGCATTACGTATGGGATTGCCGGGGCCAACCGGCGCAATGCCGAAGCCATCATACACGATTAAAACTACTGGACGATTCGGTATTTGCATAAAATATGGTCACTCATTTCAGGAGGACGCGGTATGCCTAGCATATGCAGCATCGTTGGAGCGATGTCGCCAAGCACGCCACGGATAACTTTAGTATTTTTAGGAATACTCTTATGTACAATAATTAGCGGCACGGGAGATTTTGAATGAGAAGTAATAATCTGCTCGGTCTCGACATCAAACTTTTCGTCAGCATTGCCATGATCCGCCGTCACCATCATGGTTCCATTATGCTTCAAAATCGACTCGGCCAATCTCCCGATCTGGCTATCGACAAACTCAACGGCGCGGATGCAAGCCGGAAAATCACCCGTATGCCCCACCATATCTGGATTGGCGAAATTCATCACCATAAAATCATGCTTTTGGTATTCAATCGAATCGCAAACAATATCAGTGATTTCCTTCGCGCGCATCTCCGGCTTCGTGCGATACGTGTACGCCACGGGTGATTTGATAATTACGCGATCCTCGCCCCCCACCGGGTGGTCGTATCCACCATTGAAGAAATAGGTAACATGCGCATATTTTTCACTTTCCGCGACGTACAACTGACGATAATCTTTCAAAACAAAAGGTACGGTATTTTTTAAAGGCTGCAACGTTGGATAGGCTTCGACGATACTGGGCAAATCAGGGCCAAAGCTGGTCATGGAAACGAATCGAAGATTCTTGAGCACCTTTTTCCGCTTAAATCCGACAAATTTCTTTTGAACAAAAGCTTTAGCTAACTGCCGCACTCGATCCGAACG from Candidatus Kerfeldbacteria bacterium includes these protein-coding regions:
- a CDS encoding acetate--CoA ligase family protein; this encodes MLESLLKPRSIAIIGASHDPEKLGHVILYNLITYRYRGRLYPVNPKGGLILGKKVFSSVQEIPAQVDLAIVVIPAALVPAAIRECGKKKIRTAIIISAGFAEQGGVGAQLEARVLAEAKKYHMRILGPNCLGVINPALKMNASFAAGMPDFGGVAVISQSGAMAVSITEWAVAADVGFSSLVSLGNKSDIQEEELVKYFGADKRTHVIVMYLESLKTGRALLRTIQRVSKKTPIIILKPGKSLEAQRAVASHTGAIAGAHAVQQAMLQSAGAVVVDTLQELFLFTQLFENRHKLSGNRVAIVTNAGGPGIIATDAVVAATNLRMATLAPQTIAELKKKLPEAAATGNPVDVIGDATPARYQIALRALMRDRGVDAVVALLTHQYVTDSDAIAKIIIREQRAHPGKPIAVSFIGGAAMRASRQILTKAGIITFAYPEHAVAAIAMLRHDVMARTELRRFPEMTYRTSQATQIVLGTRAERMVKRFVPYVMPSRLASSIEAALKQAARLRYPVVAKIISQEFIHKTERGGVQINITGPEQLRRTLRSWQTQFKLAFAKDEGFLLQPYRPGMIEMIIGAKRDPELGAYLVIGLGGIFVESIGGQVIVPIPASRAEIERALDRSLQGLLSTARGARIPKKDIIQCALGISRMMLATPRLEEFDANPVLLSAGRIEIADLRIVVRR
- a CDS encoding 2,3-bisphosphoglycerate-independent phosphoglycerate mutase, giving the protein MQIPNRPVVLIVYDGFGIAPVGPGNPIRNAPTPTFDALIEHYPTVALQASGEAVGLPWGEMGNSEVGHLNLGSGKIIYQSLPRISRAIADGSFYSNAAFQKAIKHVAKNDTKLHLLGMVSNGGVHSSIDHLFALLELCQKSEVKEVYLHVILDGRDTTRDSGVTFVQKLQDKLAETKVGKIATISGRYYAMDRDNRWEREEKAYRAMVDGEAESFGTDPVQLIKASYAKKVYDEEFMPAVIGTKGKPTATIADGDAVIFFNFRPDRARQLTKVFSVKQFSGFKRSTFLSKLCFVTMTEYDKTLPVDVAFPPELITNPIARVISDAGLKQLHIAETEKYAHVTYFFNGGNEDPFKHQDNLLIPSPRVASYDKKPEMSAPEVTEKLLAAIDAGKHDFIVANFANPDMVGHTGNYKATYKAITVIDTLLKKVIDAVLEKNGMVFITADHGNAEQMINPQTGEMDKEHTTNPVPFFAIANQWKDHLIFPELANDHDLSVLQPTGILSDVPVTILTYMGIKPPEEMSGNNLLMT